The segment TCCGGGCGCCGACGAGCAGGAGGAAAAGCGCGACGCACGGGAGCGCGTCAGCCCGGAGCCGCGCCGCCCAAGGGCGAGGCATGGCTGGCCGAGCCCCAGGCGGGCAATCCCCTTCTCCTCCACCACCTTTCCCTTTCCCATCCCGTTTCCGATTCCGAACGGGAATTTTTCCATGGTAAACTGAACCGCAAAACGTAACCGCCGGATGACGATTTGACGTACCGCCTTTCAAGCCTGCTCGACATCCCCCGGCTCCAAGCCATCCTGGACAATCTCCACGCCGTGGCCGGGATCTCCTCGTCCGTTCTGGATGTGGACGGGACGATCCTCACCCGCTCCGGATGGCAGGATATCTGCCGGAAGTTCCACCGGGCGTTCCCGGAGTCCGAAAAGCTCTGCATCGAGTCCAACCTCCGCCTTTCGTGGCGCACGCGGGGCGTCCGGGAGCCCGCCATGCACGAATGTCCCCATGGCTTGATGGATACGGCCTTCCCGATCGTCGTCGACGGGGCGCATCTCGGGAACGTGTTCACCGGCCAGATATTGCTCAAGGAGCCCGACCTCGAATTCTTCCGGTCGCAGGCGAGGAGGTACGGGTTCGACGAAGAGGCGTACCTCGCGGCCGTGAAGAAGGTCCCGGTCGTGAAGGAGGGCCCCATCCGGGAACAGGTGGCGCTGGTGGCCCGGTTCACGGAGATGCTCGCGGAAACGGGATACAGCCGGCTGAGGGAGAAGGAGGCCCGGGAGAAACGGGACGCAACGATCGAACTGCTGGACATCTGCAACCGGGCGCGGGGGCTGAAGGAGCTGATGCGGGAGCTGATGCTCTACTTCGCCAGGATCACCGGGTGCGAAGCCGTCGGCGTACGCCTGAGACAGGGAGACGACTACCCGTATTTCGAGACGCGGGGCTTCCCGGCCGAGTTCGTGCTGGTGGAGAACACGCTCTGCGCGCACGACCCGGCGGGCGAGCCGGTCCGGGACGCGTCGGGGCACCCGGCCCTCGACTGCATGTGCGGCAATGTCCTGCGCGGGCGCTTCGACCCCTCGAAGCCGTTCTTCACCGATCGGGGAAGCTTCTGGTCGAGCCACACGTCGGAGCTGCTGGCGACCACGACGGAGGCGGACCGGAAGGCGAGGACCCGCAACCGCTGCAACGGGGAAGGGTACGAGTCGGTGGCGCTGATCCCCCTCCGCACCCAGGGCGAGATCGTCGGGCTGTTCCAGTTCAACGACCGGCGAAAGGGACGGTTCACGACGGAGAAGATCGCCCTGCTGGAGGAGCTGGTGTCCTACGTGGCCATCGCGCTGTCGAAGATGACCGCCGAGACCGCGCTCCGCATCAGCCGGCAGCAGCACCGTTCCCTGTTCGACAACATGATGGAAGGATACGCCTACTGCCAGGCCGTCATGGAGGATGGCCGCTGCCGGGACTTCACGTACCTCGACGTGAACGAGGCGTTCGGCCGGCTGACGGGGCTGAAGGACGTCGTCGGGCGAAACGTGACGGAAGTCGTTCCAGGCTTGAGGGAAGCCAACCCGGAGCTGTTCGAGATTCTCGGACGGGTGGCCTCCACCGGGAAGCCCGAGCAGTTCGAGATGTACCTCGCGCCGATGGCGGCCTGGTATTCCATTTCCGCATACAGCCCGGAACCGGGGTGCTTCATCGCCGTGTTCGACAACGTCACGGAGAAGATGGAGCTCGAGGAGCGGCTGCGCCAGTCGCAGAAGATGGATGCGGTGGGGCGGCTTGCGGGCGGCGTCGCGCACGATTTCAACAACCTGCTGACCGTGATCAACGGTTCCAGCGAGCTGTTGCTGGGCGAACTCGACCCGGCCTCGCCCCTGCGCCAGGAAGCGGAGGAAATCCGGAAAGCCGGAGAGCGCGCCACATCGCTTACCCGCCAGCTCCTCGCCTTCAGCCGCAGGCAGATGCTGCAGCCCAGGATCCTCGACCTGAACGAGACCGTCTCCGGCATCGAGCCGATGCTCCGCCGACTGATCGGCGAGAACATCGCCCTTCGCATCGACCTGGGGGAGGGGCTGGGGAAGGTCAAGGCCGATCCCGCGCAGATCGACCAGGTGATCCTCAATCTCGCTGTGAACGCCCGGGACGCGATGCCCGGCGGCGGGACGCTGACGCTCCGGACCGCCGACGTTCCCTACGACGAACGGTTCGGAAAGCGGCATCCCTCCGCCGTGCCCGGCCCCCACGTGCTCCTTTCGGTCGAGGACACCGGCACGGGGATCCGCAAGGAGGTCCTGGAGCGCATCTTCGAGCCGTTCTTCACCACCAAGCCGAAGGGCGCCGGGACGGGGCTGGGGCTCTCCACCGTGTTCGGCATCGTGCAGCAGAGCCAGGGGCATATCGACGTCCGCAGCGAGGTCGGGAAGGGGACGGCGTTCGAGGTCCTCCTTCCGCGCACGGAGGGAGAGGTCGAGTCCCAGCCGCCGGTCCCGCCGGAGCCGGCCCGCGGGAACGCGACCGTCCTCCTGGTGGAGGACGAGGATTCCGTCCGGAAGATCATCGACAGGATCCTTTCCGGGAACGGGTACCGGGTGATCCTCGCCCGGGAAGGCGGAGAGGCGCTGAGCATCTCCGCGGAGCACGCCGGCCCGATCGACCTCCTCATCACGGACGTCGTGATGCCCGGGATCGGCGGCAGGGAGCTCGCCGCCCGGATCGGCCGGTCGCACCCCGGGATCCCGGTCCTGTACATCTCCGGCTACACGGACGAGGCCGTCAGCCACCGCGGCCTGCTGGACACGGGCATCCCGTTCCTGCAGAAACCGTTCACCTCCGGCGCGCTCCTCCGGAAGGTGGCGGAGGTCATCGGAAACAAACGGTCCGCCTGACCGCGGAAGTCGGCGGATTCCCCCCCCCGCGCGGTAGTATCATCCTCAGGATGAGCCTCTCGCCGCACAACCCCCGGTTCGTCGAAGTGGCCGTGCCGCTTCCCATCGATCACCCGTTCACTTACCGGGTGCCCGCGGGGAAGGAGGAGCGGGCGCAGGTGGGCGTTCGCGTCCTGGTGCCCTTCGGGAGCCGGAAACTGACCGGCCTGGTGACGGCGGTCACGGACGCGCCGGCGCCCGGCGGCCGGGAGGCGAAGGAGCTCCTGTCGTTCCTCGACGACGCGCCCTACATCTCCGCGCGACACGTCGGTTTCCTGCTGGCGGCGGCCGGCGAGACGCTCGCCCCCGTCGGGGAGATGCTGCGCGCCGCGCTCCCCCGGGGTCTTCCGCGGAAAGAGGCGCCGCCGGCGGCGCGGACGGAAAACTTCTATCGGCTCGCCCCGGGCTTTTCCGCGGAGGGGCTGACCCCGAAGCAGCTCCGGGTCTCCGAGGCGCTCCGCGAGGCCGGCGGGCTGTCCGCGTCCGCCCTCTCCGCGCGCGTTTCCGGCGGGGCGGAAAGCGCGAAGCGGATGGCGGCCAAAGGGCTGCTCCTCGCGGAAACGCGTCCCCGCCCCGTCGGGCTCACGGCGGCGCATCTGCCGGACATGTCGGGCGATATCGTTCCCACGGGGCACCAGGAGGCGGCGCTGGCCCGGATCGGCGTGGCGGTCGCCTCCGGCGGGCACGCGGCATTCCTGCTGCACGGCGTCACCGGCTCCGGGAAGACGGAGGTCTACCTGCGGGCGGTCGAACAGGCGAAAGCCGCCGGGAGGCAGTCGATCTTTCTCGTGCCCGAGATCGCCCTCACCCCCCAGCTACTCGGACGGGTCCGCTCCCGTTTCGGCGACGGCGTCGCGGTGCTCCACAGCGGCCTTTCCCCGGCCGAGAGGGCGGCGCAGTGGCGCAAGGTCCGCGCGGGGGAGGTTTCCCTCTGCATCGGCGCCCGCTCCGCCGTCTTCTCTCCGTTCCCCTCCCTCGGCCTCCTCATCGTCGACGAGGAGCACGACTCCGCGTACAAGCAGGAGGACGGCGTCCGGTACCAGGCGCGGGACCTCGCGATCCTGCGGGGGAAGATGGAGGACGCCGTGGTCCTGCTGGGCTCCGCGACCCCATCCGCCGAATCGTGGCAACGCGCGCAAGCCGGGGCCGCCACGCTGTTGGCGCTCCCGGAGCGGATCGGCGCAAGCGAAATGCCGGAGATCCGGATCGTGGACCTGAAAGGCCGCTCCGACCGTCGCGGCGCCGACCGGTACTTCTCCTCCGAGCTGGAAGCCGCGATCGACGAGACGCTTTCCCGCGGAGAGAAGGCGATGCTGTTTCTCAACCGGCGCGGATTCGCCTCCGCCCTCACCTGCCTCGACTGCGGGACGACGGTCCAGTGCCGCAACTGCCAGGTCGCCATGACGTGGCACCAGGAGCACGAGGCGCTCCTTTGCCACTACTGCAACGTGAAGCGCGGGGAGCCGGAAGCGTGCGCGAAGTGCGGCGGGCACAAGCTGGCGCAGATGGGGATCGGGACGGAGCGGCTCCTTTCGTGGGCGGCGAAGCGGTGGAAGGGGGCGCGGGTCGCCCGCCTCGACTCCGACGTCACGCGCCGGCGCGGGGCGTACGCGGAGGTGCTGTCCGGCATGCAGCGGGGGGACGTCGACATCCTCGTGGGGACGCAGATGATCGCCAAGGGGCACGATTTCCCGGAGGTGACCCTTGTCGGCGTGCTTCTCGCGGACCTGTCCATGGCGTTCCCCGATTTCCGGTCGTCCGAGCGGACCTTCCAGATCCTGACGCAGGTGGCGGGGCGTGCGGGGCGCGGCGGGAGGCCCGGGACCGTAATCCTGCAGACGCTTGCGCCGGAGAGCCCGTGCATCAGGAAGGCGGCGGAGCACGATTACGAGGGCTTCATGGCGGAGGAGCTCGCCGCGCGGGAAGCGATGGGGTATCCCCCCTTCGGCCGGATGCTGATGCTGCGCCTGTGGGGGACGCGTCAGGACGCCGCCCGCGAGGCGGCCGACGCCGCCGTCCGGGAGATCTCGGGGCCGCTGTCCGCCCTCGGCATCCGGGTTCTGGGCCCCGCGCCTTCGCCGATCGCCCGGGTCAAGCGCCGCTTCCATTACCAGGTCCTGCTGGTTGCGCCTCCGGGGCTGTCCTTCCCGGAAGTGTTCCCCGGTCTGCTGCGCCCGCTGCGCGATGCGGCCCGGAAAGCCGGCGCGCGCCTCGAGGCCGACGCGGACCCGTACCAGATGATGGTCTGATGCCGTTCCGGACCCCCGTGGAGAGATTTTCCGCCGCTTCCGCGGAAGCCGGCGCTGCGCTGCTGGAAACGCAAAGGCCCGGGCTCGAGGACCGGAATTCCTTCCTCCTCCGGTCTCCCTTGAAGATCCTTTCCTCCCGGCGCCTGGAGGACGTCCCTCTCCTGCTGGAGGAAGCCGCGGCGTGGCAGGGAAGGGGAAACCCGGTTGCGGGATTTCTGTCGTACGAAGCGGGATACGCGCTGGAAGAATCGCTCGCCCGGGAGGCGGAAAAGCGGGACGGCTCAGGCGAGGCCGATTTCCCCCTGGCCTGGTTCGGGATCTACGGCGGCGCGCTGCGGTTCGACCATTTCCGCGGGCGATGGTCGGAAATCGGCCCCTCCCCTCCGGGCTGGCCGACGCGCGGCGAGGGAGCGGACGTTCAGGCGTTCGGCGGGGACATCGATCCGGCGTTCTCCCTGCAGGAGACCGACCATGCGGAGAAGGTCGGGGCCGTCCGCCGCGCAATCGCGGACGGAGACGTATACCAGGCCAACCTGACCGGGAAATTCTCCTTTCCCTTCGACGGCGATCCCTTCGCGCTCTACATGCGGCTCCGCGCCGTCCAGCCGGTGCGGTACGGGGCGTTCCTCAGGACGGAGGACGGGTGCGTCGTGTCCTGCTCCCCGGAGCTTTTCTTCCGCGTCAGGGGCGGCAGGATCGGGACACGGCCGATGAAAGGGACCGCCTCGAGGGGGCTCACCTCCGCGGAGGACCGCCGCGCGGCCGAACGGCTGCGGGCGGACCCGAAGAACCGCGCCGAGAACCTGATGATCGTCGATCTCCTCCGCAACGACCTCGGGCGGGTGTGCCTTCCGGGTTCCGTGCGCGTTCCGCGCCTGTTCTCGGTGGAGCGGTACCGGACCGTCCTCCAGATGGTGTCGGCGGTGACGGGAACGCTGAAGCCCGGCACGGGGCTGCCGTCGCTTATGCGCGCCCTTTTTCCCTGCGGATCGGTCACGGGGGCGCCCAAGATCTCCTCGATGCGCCTCCTGCGGAAGGTGGAGGACGGACCGCGAGGGATCTATACGGGGGCGGTCGGGATCCTCCTGCCCGGCGGGGACATGTCCTTTTCCGTGGCGATCCGGACGGTCGCGGTGAAGGGCGGCCGCGCCGAGGCGGGGTCGGGAGGCGGGATCGTCTGGGACTCGGTTCCGGCCTCCGAGTTCGGCGAGGCGATGCTGAAGGGGCGATACCTTGTCGATCCGCCGGTCGATTTCCGGTTGATCGAAACGTTTTTCTGGAGTCGCGAAACCGGTTTTCGTTTCATAGCGGACCATCTTCGGCGCCTCTCCGCGTCGGCGGGGTACTTCGGTTTCCGGTTCCGGAGGGAGGCCGTCCGGGGAGCGCTCGAATCGGCCGTGCGGGAATGCCGGGACGCGGGTGCCCGGAAGATCCGCCTGCTTCTCGGAAAGGAGGGGGACGTCTCCGTGGAGCTTTCTCCCCTCACGCCCGCCGGGGAGAAAGCCGCGCCGCTTCGGGTCCGGATGTCGAAGGCGGCCGTTTCGTCGCGGGACCCGTTCGTCCGGCACAAGACGACGAACCGGGCATGGCGCGACGAGGAGCTTCGGGCCGCGGCCGCCGAAGGATTCGACGAGGTGCTGTTCCTCAACGAGCGCGGCGAGCTGACAGAGGGCGCGGTCAGCAACCTCTTCCTCGAAACCGGCGGACGCCTGTTCACTCCCCCGGCTTCATGTGGGCTCCTGGAGGGCGTCTTCCGCAGGCGCATCCTCGCGGACCGGAAACTGCGCGCAGGGGAGAAGGTCCTTCGGCCCGAAGATCTGGAGAAGGGGGCGGGGATCCTCCTCACGAATTCCGTCCGGGGCATCCGCCGGATCGACGGGGCATTCCGGCACGGAGCTTGAACTCCTTTCGCGACACTACGCGCAAAGGAGGGCAAGACCATGCGGGTGCACTACGTCCTGAACCACGGGGGAACGCCGGTTTCGAAGCTGGCCGACGTTGAGATTCACTTCGAGGAGGGGCTCCTCGCCGGGCTCAAGCTGGTGGGGGCCTCCGTCTGGCGGTCGAAGAAGGGGGAGGCGCCGACCGTGCTCGTCCCTTCCCGCTCCTACGCCACCGCTTCCGGGGTGCGCTACTACGAGCTGCTCAGGCCGTCGGCGGACGGCCTCCCGCCCGGCCCTGGCGGGGTCGAGGACCCCGCGGCGAAGCTGGCGGTGCGCAGGTTCAAGGAGTACGTCCGGGACGAGTACTGCCGGATCGCGGGGCTTCCGGAAGGCGAGGTTTCCGGCGCCGACCCCGTCGCCGAAAGGAAATCCGCCGCCAGGTAGTATTTCCTCTTCGGCCAAACGCCAGAGGGGTCAGAGGGGGACAGACTTAGCTTCAAACGCGGGATGAAGGGTTAAGTCTGTCCCCCGCCATCACGCAGGAATGTCCCATTCCGAATCCGGGGTCTTGTGGAGACCACGGATTTCGGGAGGGTATATAAGCCTCAAATAAGCCGGAGCGATTATCGACCGATGCGGGGGCGGTCGTCCTCGCCATCAAAAAAGGTGAAAACCGGTCCGCCGGGTTTTAAAATCAGACTTTAATGCAAAAAATTGGAGGGACCATGTCGGATGCGGGCGAAAAGGTCGCGACGGCGACGCGCCAGCGCGCGGCGGCGTATGCGCACCTCTTCCTGGTGCTCCGGAGGGAGCTCGGCGAGGACCGGGCGGTCGGCCTGATGAAGGAGGCGATCCGGAACTTCGGGGCGGAGAAGTCGAAGCGCAATTATTCGGAAGAGGCGCGGCGCGGCGATCTCGGACAGGCGGCGCGGGAGTTCGCGTCGCAGGACCCGGTGAAGCAGCACCAGTTCGCCCCGAGGATCGTGTCGCTCGGCGCGGGGGAGGCGGTCATCGCCATGTCCGGCTGCCCGCTGGTGGACGAGTGGAAGTCCATGGGGCTTCCCGCGCGCGACGTGGAGACGCTGTGCAACATCGCCCACGCGGTGGATTTCGGAACGTGGGAGGATGCGCTCCCCTTCCGGCTCCGCTTCGAGGGCACTCGCGGGGAGGGGAAGGACGAATGCGTCCTGCGGATCCGGAAAGGGCGCACCGATGGCTGAGGGCGGCCGGAAGCTGCGTGCAAGGGACATCCAGTTCCTCGTCTTCGTCGTTGCGGTGGTCGCCCTGCTCGTGGTCCTCTCCCTGACGGGCAAGGAGCGCTTCATCGGCCGGACCCCGGCGCACCTGGGCGTCGTGGGGATCGAGGACAACGCCAGGGCCGATGCGGTCTGCCTCACCTGCCACGGGGAGTCGCCGACCGATCCTTCCGCGATCGGCCGGGCCCCGTCGCTGCCCGCGGACCATCCTCTGCGGAAGAAGAACTGCCGCCAGTGCCACCGCCTGGAGCGGAAAAATCAATGAATGCGAAGAGGAAGATCCCGCCCCTCGGAGCGCACGTTTCGGTCGCCGGCGGCGTCCACACGGCCCCCGAGCGGGGCTTGAGGATCGGCGCCGACGTGATCCAGATCTTCTCGAAGCACGGCACCCGCTGGATGGGGAAGGCGCTCGGGGAGGACGACGTCCGGGCGTTCCGCGAGGAGAGCGTGCGCACCGGCGTCCGGACGGTATCGATCCACGCCGCCTACCTCATCAACCTTGCGTCGTCCAAGGAGACGGTCCGCACGCGGTCGCTTTACGCCCTGGAGGACGAGGCATCGCGGGCCTCGATGCTCGGCGTCCCCTACCTGGTGCTGCATCCCGGCTCCTGCGGAGAGGACTCCGAGCGGGAAGGGATCGCTCGCATCGCCTCAGCCCTGCGGACCTTCGGGAAGTTCCCGGCGGGGGTGACGCTGCTGCTGGAGAACACCGCGGGGCAGGGGAACTCCATCGGCCGGTCCATGCGGCAGCTTCGGGAGCTGATGGACGCCGCGGGGAATCCCCCCGACGTGGCGGTGTGCCTCGACAGCGCCCACCTCTTCGAGTCCGGGTACGACATCGGAAGCCGGGACGGCTGGTCCGCGCTGCTCGACGAGATGGGATCGTGCGGGATCGTTCCGCTGGTGCGCATGTGGCACCTGAACGATTCGAAGACGGACTACCGCAGCAACGTGGACCGGCACGAGCACATCGGAAAGGGGAAGATCTCCTCCTCCGGCTTCCGGCGGATCCTGACCCACGCGCCGTTCTCGTCGCTGCCGATGGTGCTGGAGACCCCGAAGGACGGGGAGGACGAGTTCGAGATGGACATCCGGAACCTGGCGGAGCTCCGGAAGCTCGCCGCGATGCCGGCGGAGAAGTGAAAGGGCGCGGGATGGATTTCGAAGAGATCCGGGGGCTGGCGAGGCACCACAAGCAGACGTTCGGCCGGATCGTGAACAGCGAGATGTACAGGCTGGAGGACGGCCGCCTGCTCGCCGTCACGAACCTGCACGACGACTACCACGACATCCGCCTCGGCATCCTCCTCTCGGAGACGTACCGGATCGAGGAGATCGCCGGGAAGATGGACCGGATCCCCTATCCCTGCTGCGGGACGAAGCCGCTGGAGGTCCTCTCCGCCTTGAAGGGGATCGGCGTGCTGGAGCGCGGGGGGATGAAGAAGGTGCGGGAGCGGATTCCCCGGGACCTGGGGTGTACCCATGTCTACGAAATGATCGAGTCCTCGTTCCGCGCGGTCTTCGTCGGCTCCTACAGCATTCTCCACCAGGATTGGGAGGGGGTGCTCGACCTGGGATTCGAGGAGCACAGGCAGTTGGGGATCCGGTCGCCGGTCTTCGCGGGATCCTGTTACGCCTTCAACACGGAAACGGCCGACGCGGAGG is part of the Thermodesulfobacteriota bacterium genome and harbors:
- a CDS encoding PocR ligand-binding domain-containing protein, which translates into the protein MTYRLSSLLDIPRLQAILDNLHAVAGISSSVLDVDGTILTRSGWQDICRKFHRAFPESEKLCIESNLRLSWRTRGVREPAMHECPHGLMDTAFPIVVDGAHLGNVFTGQILLKEPDLEFFRSQARRYGFDEEAYLAAVKKVPVVKEGPIREQVALVARFTEMLAETGYSRLREKEAREKRDATIELLDICNRARGLKELMRELMLYFARITGCEAVGVRLRQGDDYPYFETRGFPAEFVLVENTLCAHDPAGEPVRDASGHPALDCMCGNVLRGRFDPSKPFFTDRGSFWSSHTSELLATTTEADRKARTRNRCNGEGYESVALIPLRTQGEIVGLFQFNDRRKGRFTTEKIALLEELVSYVAIALSKMTAETALRISRQQHRSLFDNMMEGYAYCQAVMEDGRCRDFTYLDVNEAFGRLTGLKDVVGRNVTEVVPGLREANPELFEILGRVASTGKPEQFEMYLAPMAAWYSISAYSPEPGCFIAVFDNVTEKMELEERLRQSQKMDAVGRLAGGVAHDFNNLLTVINGSSELLLGELDPASPLRQEAEEIRKAGERATSLTRQLLAFSRRQMLQPRILDLNETVSGIEPMLRRLIGENIALRIDLGEGLGKVKADPAQIDQVILNLAVNARDAMPGGGTLTLRTADVPYDERFGKRHPSAVPGPHVLLSVEDTGTGIRKEVLERIFEPFFTTKPKGAGTGLGLSTVFGIVQQSQGHIDVRSEVGKGTAFEVLLPRTEGEVESQPPVPPEPARGNATVLLVEDEDSVRKIIDRILSGNGYRVILAREGGEALSISAEHAGPIDLLITDVVMPGIGGRELAARIGRSHPGIPVLYISGYTDEAVSHRGLLDTGIPFLQKPFTSGALLRKVAEVIGNKRSA
- the priA gene encoding primosomal protein N', with amino-acid sequence MSLSPHNPRFVEVAVPLPIDHPFTYRVPAGKEERAQVGVRVLVPFGSRKLTGLVTAVTDAPAPGGREAKELLSFLDDAPYISARHVGFLLAAAGETLAPVGEMLRAALPRGLPRKEAPPAARTENFYRLAPGFSAEGLTPKQLRVSEALREAGGLSASALSARVSGGAESAKRMAAKGLLLAETRPRPVGLTAAHLPDMSGDIVPTGHQEAALARIGVAVASGGHAAFLLHGVTGSGKTEVYLRAVEQAKAAGRQSIFLVPEIALTPQLLGRVRSRFGDGVAVLHSGLSPAERAAQWRKVRAGEVSLCIGARSAVFSPFPSLGLLIVDEEHDSAYKQEDGVRYQARDLAILRGKMEDAVVLLGSATPSAESWQRAQAGAATLLALPERIGASEMPEIRIVDLKGRSDRRGADRYFSSELEAAIDETLSRGEKAMLFLNRRGFASALTCLDCGTTVQCRNCQVAMTWHQEHEALLCHYCNVKRGEPEACAKCGGHKLAQMGIGTERLLSWAAKRWKGARVARLDSDVTRRRGAYAEVLSGMQRGDVDILVGTQMIAKGHDFPEVTLVGVLLADLSMAFPDFRSSERTFQILTQVAGRAGRGGRPGTVILQTLAPESPCIRKAAEHDYEGFMAEELAAREAMGYPPFGRMLMLRLWGTRQDAAREAADAAVREISGPLSALGIRVLGPAPSPIARVKRRFHYQVLLVAPPGLSFPEVFPGLLRPLRDAARKAGARLEADADPYQMMV
- the pabB gene encoding aminodeoxychorismate synthase component I, yielding MPFRTPVERFSAASAEAGAALLETQRPGLEDRNSFLLRSPLKILSSRRLEDVPLLLEEAAAWQGRGNPVAGFLSYEAGYALEESLAREAEKRDGSGEADFPLAWFGIYGGALRFDHFRGRWSEIGPSPPGWPTRGEGADVQAFGGDIDPAFSLQETDHAEKVGAVRRAIADGDVYQANLTGKFSFPFDGDPFALYMRLRAVQPVRYGAFLRTEDGCVVSCSPELFFRVRGGRIGTRPMKGTASRGLTSAEDRRAAERLRADPKNRAENLMIVDLLRNDLGRVCLPGSVRVPRLFSVERYRTVLQMVSAVTGTLKPGTGLPSLMRALFPCGSVTGAPKISSMRLLRKVEDGPRGIYTGAVGILLPGGDMSFSVAIRTVAVKGGRAEAGSGGGIVWDSVPASEFGEAMLKGRYLVDPPVDFRLIETFFWSRETGFRFIADHLRRLSASAGYFGFRFRREAVRGALESAVRECRDAGARKIRLLLGKEGDVSVELSPLTPAGEKAAPLRVRMSKAAVSSRDPFVRHKTTNRAWRDEELRAAAAEGFDEVLFLNERGELTEGAVSNLFLETGGRLFTPPASCGLLEGVFRRRILADRKLRAGEKVLRPEDLEKGAGILLTNSVRGIRRIDGAFRHGA
- a CDS encoding L-2-amino-thiazoline-4-carboxylic acid hydrolase, which produces MSDAGEKVATATRQRAAAYAHLFLVLRRELGEDRAVGLMKEAIRNFGAEKSKRNYSEEARRGDLGQAAREFASQDPVKQHQFAPRIVSLGAGEAVIAMSGCPLVDEWKSMGLPARDVETLCNIAHAVDFGTWEDALPFRLRFEGTRGEGKDECVLRIRKGRTDG
- a CDS encoding deoxyribonuclease IV, with protein sequence MNAKRKIPPLGAHVSVAGGVHTAPERGLRIGADVIQIFSKHGTRWMGKALGEDDVRAFREESVRTGVRTVSIHAAYLINLASSKETVRTRSLYALEDEASRASMLGVPYLVLHPGSCGEDSEREGIARIASALRTFGKFPAGVTLLLENTAGQGNSIGRSMRQLRELMDAAGNPPDVAVCLDSAHLFESGYDIGSRDGWSALLDEMGSCGIVPLVRMWHLNDSKTDYRSNVDRHEHIGKGKISSSGFRRILTHAPFSSLPMVLETPKDGEDEFEMDIRNLAELRKLAAMPAEK
- a CDS encoding DUF2889 domain-containing protein, with amino-acid sequence MKGRGMDFEEIRGLARHHKQTFGRIVNSEMYRLEDGRLLAVTNLHDDYHDIRLGILLSETYRIEEIAGKMDRIPYPCCGTKPLEVLSALKGIGVLERGGMKKVRERIPRDLGCTHVYEMIESSFRAVFVGSYSILHQDWEGVLDLGFEEHRQLGIRSPVFAGSCYAFNTETADAEAFARAQEKIGEAQRRKAAIDALKKGEGNHGV